In Cololabis saira isolate AMF1-May2022 chromosome 14, fColSai1.1, whole genome shotgun sequence, a single genomic region encodes these proteins:
- the dpp3 gene encoding dipeptidyl peptidase 3, producing the protein MVDSQYYLPNDIGISALDCGEAFRLLSPREKMYAHYLSRAAWYGGLAVLLQTSPESASVFVLLQRIFRKQTPAQLEKVATTAGLSSEEYQAFLVYAAGLYANMGNYKSFGDTKFIPNLPKDKLEALVKASQAFQDQPEMAALWDSCSYLLYSLEDRQKQLGLGDKGITTYFSGNCCLEDAELAQRFLDSKKLSAYNTRLFKRDNGGKACYEVRLASAVKKDCAVDGECESSCGTFSFEDREFVVKRGDYCPLMEKVSSYLKQAQAYAANENQKKMLEEYVRSFTLGSVEAHKEGSRYWIKDKVPIVESYIGFIESYRDPFGSRGEFEGFVAVVNKAMSERFAKLVSSAEVLLPELPWPREFEKDTFLKPDFTSLDVLTFAGSGIPAGINIPNYDDIRQSEGFKNVSLGNVLAVAYATTKEKLTFLEEEDKDLFIKWKGPSFEVQVGLHELLGHGSGKLFVQDDKGKFNFDQSKVINPENGEPVSSWYRGSETWDSKFSTIASSYEECRAECVGLYLCLNKQALSIFGHDEQDAEDVVYINWLSMVRAGLLGLEFYTPESKSWRQAHMQARFVILRVLLEAGEGLVGLQEVTGKDGKPDARITLDRSKIRTVGKNAIHRFLCKLQILKSTADVEGGRALYDCYSTVSDSGEHNFLRLRETVLLRKEARKMFVQANTQISGESVELSEYEGSAAGLILSFIERFQDDADQLEADLLDLSKRDAICWC; encoded by the exons ATGGTGGACTCCCAGTACTACCTCCCAAATGACATTGGCATCTCTGCACTTGACTGCGGTGAGGCCTTTCGTTTGCTGTCACCTCGGGAGAAGATGTATGCCCACTATCTGTCACGTGCTGCTTG GTATGGTGGTCTGGCAGTGCTTCTGCAGACATCTCCAGAGTCTGCAAGCGTCTTTGTCCTGCTTCAGCGGATCTTCAGGAAGCAGACGCCAGCACAGCTTGAAAAGGTCGCCACAACAGCTGGACTCAGCTCCGAGGAGTACCAG GCCTTTCTGGTGTATGCAGCAGGCCTGTATGCAAACATGGGAAACTACAAGTCTTTTGGAGATACCAAATTCATTCCAAATCTAccaaag GACAAACTGGAAGCTTTGGTGAAGGCCAGTCAGGCGTTTCAGGACCAGCCTGAGATGGCAGCTCTTTGGGACAGCTGCTCATATCTGCTCTACTCCCTGGAAGACAGACAGAAACAGCTGGGCCTGGGGGACAAG GGAATTACCACTTATTTCTCAGGAAACTGCTGCCTGGAGGATGCTGAGCTAGCTCAGAGGTTCCTTGACTCAAAG AAACTTTCTGCCTACAACACGCGTCTGTTCAAGAGGGATAATGGAGGGAAAGCCTGCTACGAGGTGCGCTTGGCTTCAGCTGTGAAGAAAG ATTGTGCAGTGGACGGGGAGTGTGAGTCGTCCTGTGGCACCTTCAGCTTTGAAGACAGAGAGTTTGTAGTGAAACGAGGAGACTATTGTCCTCTCATGGAGAAAGTTTCTTCCTACCTCAAACAAGCACAG GCTTATGCTGCCAATGAAAACCAGAAGAAGATGTTGGAGGAGTATGTACGCAGCTTCACTTTGGGCTCTGTTGAAGCCCACAAAGAAGGCTCACGTTATTGGATCAAAGACAAAGTGCCAATTGTTGAGAG TTATATAGGTTTCATAGAGAGCTACAGAGATCCCTTTGGTTCCAGGGGAGAGTTTGAAG GTTTTGTTGCGGTTGTGAACAAGGCGATGAGCGAGCGTTTTGCTAAGCTGGTGAGTTCAGCGGAAGTGTTGCTCCCCGAGCTGCCGTGGCCCCGGGAGTTTGAGAAGGACACCTTCCTCAAGCCGGACTTCACCTCCCTGGATGTCCTCACGTTTGCCGGGAGTGGAATTCCAGCTGGCATCAACATTCCTAACT ATGATGACATTAGACAGTCTGAGGGTTTTAAAAATGTGTCGCTAGGCAACGTGCTGGCTGTAGCCTATGCTACAACAAAAGAGAAGCTCACCTTCCTGGAAGAGGAAGATAAG GATTTGTTTATTAAGTGGAAAGGTCCATCCTTCGAAGTCCAAGTTGGACTTCATGAGCTGTTGGGCCACGGGAGTGGGAAGCTGTTTGTCCAG GATGACAAGGGCAAGTTCAACTTTGACCAGAGTAAAGTCATCAACCCAGAGAACGGGGAACCG GTGTCCAGTTGGTACCGGGGCAGTGAGACATGGGACAGTAAATTCTCCACCATTGCCTCTTCTTATGAAGAGTGTCGTGCTGAATGTGTTGGACTCTATCTGTGTCTCAACAAGCAAGCGCTCAG TATTTTTGGCCATGATGAGCAGGATGCAGAGGACGTGGTCTATATCAACTGGCTGAGCATGGTGAGAGCGGGGCTGCTCGGCCTGGAGTTCTACACACCTGAGAGCAAGAGCTGGAGACAG GCTCACATGCAGGCTCGTTTCGTGATCCTGCGTGTTCTGCTGGAGGCCGGGGAGGGCCTGGTCGGCCTCCAGGAAGTGACAGGGAAAGATGGAAAGCCTGACGCGAGGATCACACTGGACCGGAGCAAGATACGCACCGTGGGCAAGAACGCCATCCACAGGTTCCTCTGCAAGCTGCAG ATCTTAAAGTCCACAGCAGACGTGGAAGGAGGCAGAGCTCTCTACGACTGTTACTCCACCGTCAGCGACAGCGGGGAACACAACTTCCTGCGTCTGCGGGAGACGGTGCTGCTGAGGAAGGAGGCTCGCAAGATGTTTGTTCAGGCTAACACacaaatcagtg gggAGAGCGTAGAACTGTCAGAATATGAAGGCAGCGCAGCAGGATTGATTCTCTCCTTCATCGAGCGTTTCCAAGACGATGCAGATCAACTTGAGGCTGATCTCTTGGATCTGAGCAAAAGAGATGCaatctgctggtgttga